The Candidatus Thermoplasmatota archaeon nucleotide sequence GCTATATTTATTAATGTATGGCAAAAGGCTCTTGCCAGAATATTCTGCATAAGCCTCATCTATTACGATAATACCTTTTGAGCTTTCAATAATTTTTAAGATATCATTTTCAGGGAAGCAATTACCAGTAGGGTTGTTTGGATTTGCGATAATTGTAATTTTCGGTTTTGCCTTTAAAAACGCGCTTACATCTAAATCCCAAACTTTTTTAGTTCTGATTAAAGGAATCTCAATTACTTTGGCAAAATTCAAAATACCATAAATTTTATACATAACAAAAGTAGGTGTTGGGATAGCCAGAGCATCGTTAGGCTCTAAATAAGCTCTCATTATAAAATCTAAAATTTCATCTGAGCCGTTTCCTGCGATAATATTATCTGGGGATAATTTCAATTTTTTAGCTAAAGCTTTTCTTAAAAAATCTGAGTTTGGAGCCGGGTATTGATTAATTGCGAATTTAGCTGTGCTCAGAGCTCTTGTTATTGCTGGATTAATGCCTAAAATATTAGCGTTAGTATCCATTCTAAGTCCTTTGAATTGCTCTGCAAAGTAAGGCTTGAGTAGCTTTATGTCTTTCCTCGCTTTTTCCATTTCTCTAACCTTTTCTCCAGACTTTTAGCATGTGCTTCAAAGCCCTCAAGGCGCGCAACTCTCACTGCCGGCTCTGCAAGTGTAAAGAGTGCTTTTTTAGATATTTTCTGGTAAGTTATAGATTTAACAAAATCATCTGCGCTTAGTGCCGATCTCGTTCTTGCATATCCAGAAGTTGGTAAAATATGGTTAGAGCCTGAAGAGTAGTCGCCAACAACGCTAGGCGTTGACTCGCCTAAAAAAACTGAGCCTGCGGTTTTTATCTTGCCTAGCGCTACAGGCTTGCTAACAACTAATTCTAAATGCTCAGGCGCATATAGATTTGCAAATTCTATACACTTTTGGATGGAGTGCGCTATTAGAATCGCTGAGTTACTTTCAAGAGCTCTGAGAATTATGGCTTTTCGCTCTAAATTCTCGATTAACTCTAGCAATTTAACTTTGACTTCGTTAGCTATTTTCTGCGATGTTGTTACTAAAACTGCATGTGCATTCTCGTCATGCTCAGCTTGCGCAAGTAAATCAAGCGCTAATAGCTCGCTATCAGCCTTTTCATCCGCAATTGCTAAAATTTCGCTTGGGCCGCATGGAAAATCTATATCTACATCTTTTGAAACCAATAGTTTAGCTGCAGTTACGTAGACATTGCCAGGACCTACTATTTTATCAACTTTTTTGATGCTTTCAGTGCCATAAGCTAGAGCTGCTATTGCTTGCGCACCTCCTACTTTGTAAATTTTATTTACTTTACAAAGTTTAGCAGCTAAAAGCACTAAAGGATCTGTTGTGCAATCTTTTCTAGGCGGAGTGCAAATAACAATATCTTTCACTCCTGCTATTTTTGCAGGTATGCATGCCATTATTACAGTTGACGGGTAAGAGGCTGTGCCGCCAGGCACATAAATACCAATTGCTTGCAAAGGCTGAAAGAGCCTGCCAAGCTCAATACCCTCTTTTATTTTTTCGGTTTTGCGAAGTTGCAACAAATGAAATTTTTTTATGTTTTTAATACACGCCAGCAAAGTGCTCTCTACATTTTTAGGAATTTTTGAAAGTGCTTCTTTAAACTCTTGCTCGCTAACTTCTAAATTTTTTAGTTGAGCGCCATCGAATTTAGCAGTATATTCAAGTAAAGCTTTATCGCCTCTACTCTTAACATTTTCTATTATCTCTTTAACCACATTAAAATACTTATCCAAATCAAGTCTTCGATTGAAAAGTTTATTCTTTTCTTGCTCTGATAGCTCTGATAGCTTTTTTATTGGTATATTCATAAAACTGCTCTTTCAATAGGCACAATCAGAATACCTGTGGCGCCTAGTTTTTTCAAAACTGCAATAACACCGTTGATTTCTTCTTCGTTAACAACTGCATGAACTGCCACGATTTTCTCGCTGCCTATGATACTCATTACAGTAGGCCCTGATATACCTGGAATGAGCGATTTCACATCTTCCAGCGCTTCTTTAGGCACATTTGCCATTAGGTATCTTCTACCTGTTGCGTTAATTACACTTGCTAATGCTGCAACAAGCTCGTTTATCTTTCTCTTCTTCTCCTCTAGCTCTAAAGCTTTTTCGTTAGCAATAGCTACAGCTTTTGATTCTGTTATAGTGCCTATTTCTCTTAAATAGTTTGTCTTTAGCGTAGCGCCGGTTTCTACCAAATCCGTAATTAATTCTGCTACACCCAAGTGAGGCGCTATTTCTGCAGTACCGCTAACTTCTACAATATCTATTTTCTTACCTATTTTTCTAAAATATTCTTTGGTTAAGTTAGGAAAAGATGTCGCTACCTTCGCATTGTTTGGAATATCTTCGACTGCTAAAATTTTAGATTTCTCAGGTACTGCAATTGCAAGTCTGCAGTAGCCAAAATTTAGTTCCAGTAATTTCTTTACTTTCTTGCCTGTTTCGAGCACCAAGTCGAGACCTGTAATGCCGATATCAGCAACTCCTTCTTCAACGAAGCCTGGTATATCCTGAGCTCTAACGAAGATTATAGAATATTTAGGAGTTTCCAAAAAGAGACTTCTCTCCTCAAGCGCTATTTTCAGCCCTATGCTACGAAGTAGCCTTATAGATTCTTCACTCAACCTTCCCTTGTTAGGAACAGCGATTTTTATCAATTTTTCACCACTTCTTTGTAATAATCTGCCTGGTTAGTAATTAAGATTACTGTTAGCTGTATTATAATACCAAAAATTCTTTTTATCACAAACTTATTTGTGCTTGATGCTGACAAAAGATCAAAAGCTTGCGCTCATTACACGAAATGTCGATGAAATTCTAACTCCGGAAGAGCTTGAAAAATTAATTGAAGACAAAACCAATCCTAGAGCTTATGTTGGTATAGAGCCTTCCGGACTAGTGCACATAGGGCAAGGTATATTATGCGCTCAGAAAGCCAATGATTTAGCGCGAGCAGGCTTTGAAGTAATTATTCTACTTGCAGACTGGCACGCTTTTATTAACGATAAGCTCAATGGCAATTTAGAAAATATAAAAATTTGCGCTGAGTACGTAAAAGATTGCTTTCTGGCGCTAAACGTAGATAAAAAGAGAACTAAATTCGTTTATGTATCGGAGCTTGTAAAAAAAGAGAGCTACTGGGAAAGAGTAATAAGGATAGCAAAATGTTTCTCTCTGGCTAGAATGAAAAGAGCGATGACTATAATGGGTAGGAAGGAGGAAGAAGCTGAGCTGGATACTTCTAAAATAATTTATCCTGCAATGCAATGCGCAGATATTTTCGAGCTTAATGTGGACATTGCTTTCGGAGGTATGGACCAAAGAAAAGCTCATGTTCTTGCAAGAGAGGCTGCAGATAAATTAGGCTTGAATAAGTTTGTTGCTCTCCATACCCCTATTCTTCCTGGATTGCAGGCTCGTAGCAAAGATATTATTGAGCAGAAAATGTCTAAAAGCAAGCCTGAAACATGTATTTTCATTCATGACAGCAAAGAAGAAATAACAAATAAAATTCTAAGCGCCTACTGCCCTCCAAAAGATATTAACAATCCTGTGATCGATATTTGCAAGTATTTAATATTACCTGCTTACGAAAAAATTCGTTTTGAAAGGAGAGATGCAAGCGCTCTAGAAGGAAATTTGAATGAGTTGCTCAAATTTTACGCTACCGGTGAACTTCATCCGCTCGATTTGAAGCTTGGTGTCGCTGAAAAACTTTATGAGTTACTAGCGCCGGTAAGAAAATATTTTAGCGCTAAGCCTGAGAATTTGGAGAGAGTGCTGGAGATTGGGGGGCGGAAGTGAAGAACCCCGGGCTGAAGTATGGGGCATCAAGCATACACTCATTTCCCTTTTTAATCTATCCAAATAGTTTTCCATCCATAAACTGAGACATCTGAGACATTGCCTTGCCATAACGCATAAAGTTTGTATTCGCCGCCCTCGTCAATTGTGCTATCAGTGCCATACATAGGATCATATTTTGTCTGTTTCCATGTCCAATTTGTAATAAATAATTCTGATGAAGCGTTGATTTCAATGGATGTTATTACCTCTAACGCATATCTTGGAGTGTAATCAATTGTTTGATTTTCTGAGCTTATAACTTTTATTATCCATGCGGGGTCGCAAACTCCGTACAAAGTTACATTTTGAATATTCTCGTTTACCAACGTGAGGGTTATTCGAACATCCTCTCCTCGTGCAAAATTATTTTTTTCAGTATCAATTCTGAAATAAAGATTGTGACTATGACCTCTAGTAGATTGCCATGTTTTAGGCTGTTGAGGTCTAAAAATACACCCAGAACAGAGTATTATAACCGTCAGAATGGCAAATATTAGATATTTATTCATTATCTGCATCTCCGAGTTGTAAGTGAAGACCCCCCGGCTGAAGTATGGGGCATCTAACACCGGAGAAGGATCATCTCATACGTGGAAATTTTATCTGCATCTGGAAATTCATGGGAAGTAATACTAAACATAGCAGTTCTACCGGCAGGTATATAAATACTGTAGCTTTTTCCCACATCTAGCAATGTCCCATTAGTTGCAAGAAAACCTGCGTAAATATTGATATTCACACTTACATTCTCGTTGTTCTTAACCGTCCCAGATATCGTATATGTATTTGTGCTTGCATTATAACTTCCACCGTGAGATTCGATATTCACGTTCGGGTCTTTGAATTCTTTTGGTTCATAACCTCTAAGCGATTCGCCCTTGACCTCAATCATGTAAGATGCTGCTAATTTTTCTGGGTCTTCAAACAGAACCCAGGAGTAGCTTTTCTCTCCAGGTTGAAAAACATTACCCGAGTCTATTGCACCCCATGCAGAATCATATGTCTTTATTACCACCCCGTCACTTCTTATTATACTAACGTATGGCGTCACAAAGTACAAATCATATGATTTGTTGTTTCTATACTCAAAAACAACATGTACCTCATTATCCTTTCTGAACCAATTTGATTTTGTTACTTCCAGTCTTGCGCGATACATCTTGTCGTGAGGGTAATCGTCTTGGTCGTCCGGGACTCCATCCCCATCAGTATCTTTCATCGTGGGCCCTGCTGGTGGTTGCACTCTCGGCAACACGAAACTAATAGCCGCTATTACAACCACGATTACGATTATTCCAACCGATATTCCTATCAATTTCTTTTTTTCCATTTCACTCACCATTTTCAAGTGACGTATCACGATATATCTATACGTATAGACCCCGTCCTTAAAAACGAGGCCTCAATGCATAGAATATTTCTGAGGGGTTATGTATTTTTCTACAACTTCTTGTCCGTGTCCAACAAATCCATGAAAGCAGCTAGGAGCTCATAAAGAATATTCACACATCCCTTTCAAAAAAAACCGTATGTGAGACATTCGCTATCGCACTTCTTTTAAGAACATTTATATCGTCACAAACGATTTTGATATCGGATGATTTGCGGCAGGGAAACTGAAAAATATTTTTACCGCTTGATATTAGAAGCTGAAGAATGTTACCAGATTGCAGCTAAGGCTAGGGCTAAAGGTCTTGATCCGGAGCTTGCCCCTGAAATTCAGTTTGCAGAAGATTTAGCAGGAAGGGTTGAGAAACTTGTTGGGCCTGAAGGTATTAGTGAAAGGATAAGAGCTTTGGCTAAAGAGCTTGATAGAGAAGAGCTTGCTATAGAAATTGCAAAAGAGGTTGCAAAGAGGGAAGCTGTTAATTTAGAAGGTAATCTTGAGCAAGCGCTAAGAACAGGCTTGGCTATAGTTACAGAAGCAGTGCCTGTAGCTGCACTTGAAGGTATTGCAAGCGTTAGAATAAAGAAGAACATTAACGGCTCGCCTTTTTTAGCAGTTTATTTTGCAGGTCCTATACGCAGCGCTGGCGGTACTGCCCAGGCTCTGAGTGTTTTAATTGCAGATGTTATCAGAAGAGAGGCTGGTCTGAGCAAATATATTCCTACAAGAGAGGAGATTGAGCGCTACAAAGAAGAAATTTCACTTTACAAACAAGAGCAGCATTTGCAATACACTCCTAGCAACGAAGAAATAGAGCTTGTAGTAAAGAATTGTCCTGTCTGTATTCACGGCGAGGCTACTGAGGAGTTGGAAGTAGTTGGTAATCGCAACTTGCCTAGGGTTGAGACAAACCGTATAAGAGGAGGAGCTTGCTTGGTAATCGCAGAAGGACTTTGCGCAAAAGTCTCTAAACTCCAGAAATATGTGAAGCTTCTCAACATTGACTCTTGGGAGTTCGCTGATAAACTTGCAGCTAGCAAAACTAACGATAAGAAGACTGAAGAAGATATCGGCTATATGAAAGATTTAATTGCAGGCAGGCCTGTACTTGCAAGCCCCTCCGGAAAAGGCGGCTTTAGGCTGCGCTATGGTAGAGCTAGAAATACAGGACTTGCATGCGTAGGTATAAATCCAGCTACAATGGTGTTGCTAGATGACTTCTTAGCTATAGGCACTCAGCTAAAGTTAGAGCGTCCTGGCAAGGCAGGTATAGTCGCTCCCTGTAGTGCTTTAGAAGGTCCTATAGTGCTATTGAAAGACAAATCTTTAGTTCAAATAAACAGAGTTGAAGATGCAATAAAGCTCAAAGGCCAAGTTGTTAATATTATAGATACTGGCGAGTTGCTAGTTGCGCAAGGCGAGTTCGCAGAAAATAACTATCCTCTACTACCATCAAGTTATGTGATGGAGTGGTGGCTGCAAGAGCTAGCTAAGGCGCTGAGGTCACAAACTATACCTTCTCATTATTTAGACCCTTCGCCTACTTTAGCTATAGAGCTTAGCGAGCGTTACAAGATACCGCTCTGCCCTAAATATAATTTATTTTGGGAAGATTTAAATTGCAACGAAATTTTAGAGCTTCGTAGAGTTATAGAAAAGTCAGAGTACGTTAATAACGCTCTTATAATTGCTAAGGACAGTGAGCTCAAAGATATTTTGATTACTCTCTGTGTGCCACATAAAGATGAAGAGAATAGGATAATAATAGATAGCGATTATTCATACATCTTGCTCAGATGCCTAGGCTTGAAGGTCGAAAACGGTAAAATAATTTCTGAAAATAAGGCTGACGTGGCTGCAAACTCAATAGAGCTTATCTCTAAACTTGCACGCTTTACTATAAGGGCGAAAGCTCCTACACGAATAGGAGCTCGTATAGGGAGACCTGAAAAGAGTAAAGAGCGCAAGATGAGGCCTCCGGTTCATGTGCTCTTTCCTCTAGGGCTTGGAGGCGGTAGAAGGAGACTTGTAAAGCAAGCTTCTACAGAAGAAGGTGATAACCGTAGAGAAGGTGTGGAAGTTGGTCTAAGAGTTTGTAAGTCTTGCGGAAGGAGGCTTTTTAGATTTAAATGCAGTTATTGCAATGAGCATACAATTGCTACTCCTTTAGTTAAGCGCCTGTGTCTTAATTTTAAAGAAATATTAGAAGAAGCATGTAGAAACTTAAACGAGGATAAAGATAAAATTCCTGATATCAAAGGTGTGCTTGGCTTAACTTCGATTCATAAAACTCCTGAGGCTTTAGAAAAAGGTATTTTAAGGGCTAAGCATAATGTGTTTGTATTTAAAGATGGTACTATAAGATACGATCTCACAAATGCGCCTTTAACTCATTTCAAGCCTTCCGAAATTAATAT carries:
- the hisD gene encoding histidinol dehydrogenase; protein product: MNIPIKKLSELSEQEKNKLFNRRLDLDKYFNVVKEIIENVKSRGDKALLEYTAKFDGAQLKNLEVSEQEFKEALSKIPKNVESTLLACIKNIKKFHLLQLRKTEKIKEGIELGRLFQPLQAIGIYVPGGTASYPSTVIMACIPAKIAGVKDIVICTPPRKDCTTDPLVLLAAKLCKVNKIYKVGGAQAIAALAYGTESIKKVDKIVGPGNVYVTAAKLLVSKDVDIDFPCGPSEILAIADEKADSELLALDLLAQAEHDENAHAVLVTTSQKIANEVKVKLLELIENLERKAIILRALESNSAILIAHSIQKCIEFANLYAPEHLELVVSKPVALGKIKTAGSVFLGESTPSVVGDYSSGSNHILPTSGYARTRSALSADDFVKSITYQKISKKALFTLAEPAVRVARLEGFEAHAKSLEKRLEKWKKRGKT
- a CDS encoding tyrosine--tRNA ligase, with the protein product MLTKDQKLALITRNVDEILTPEELEKLIEDKTNPRAYVGIEPSGLVHIGQGILCAQKANDLARAGFEVIILLADWHAFINDKLNGNLENIKICAEYVKDCFLALNVDKKRTKFVYVSELVKKESYWERVIRIAKCFSLARMKRAMTIMGRKEEEAELDTSKIIYPAMQCADIFELNVDIAFGGMDQRKAHVLAREAADKLGLNKFVALHTPILPGLQARSKDIIEQKMSKSKPETCIFIHDSKEEITNKILSAYCPPKDINNPVIDICKYLILPAYEKIRFERRDASALEGNLNELLKFYATGELHPLDLKLGVAEKLYELLAPVRKYFSAKPENLERVLEIGGRK
- the hisC gene encoding histidinol-phosphate transaminase; this translates as MEKARKDIKLLKPYFAEQFKGLRMDTNANILGINPAITRALSTAKFAINQYPAPNSDFLRKALAKKLKLSPDNIIAGNGSDEILDFIMRAYLEPNDALAIPTPTFVMYKIYGILNFAKVIEIPLIRTKKVWDLDVSAFLKAKPKITIIANPNNPTGNCFPENDILKIIESSKGIIVIDEAYAEYSGKSLLPYINKYSNLIITRTFSKAYALAGLRIGYGVAQQSIIEELLKVKPPYNLNAVSESLAIEALKSNAWLKKIVKITIEEREKLSKELEKLGFEVYPSVTNFVLAKAPINSEKLCAALRKKAILIKDFGMQKELENCVRITTGKREDNSRLIKSINVILRS
- a CDS encoding DNA polymerase II large subunit, translating into MICGRETEKYFYRLILEAEECYQIAAKARAKGLDPELAPEIQFAEDLAGRVEKLVGPEGISERIRALAKELDREELAIEIAKEVAKREAVNLEGNLEQALRTGLAIVTEAVPVAALEGIASVRIKKNINGSPFLAVYFAGPIRSAGGTAQALSVLIADVIRREAGLSKYIPTREEIERYKEEISLYKQEQHLQYTPSNEEIELVVKNCPVCIHGEATEELEVVGNRNLPRVETNRIRGGACLVIAEGLCAKVSKLQKYVKLLNIDSWEFADKLAASKTNDKKTEEDIGYMKDLIAGRPVLASPSGKGGFRLRYGRARNTGLACVGINPATMVLLDDFLAIGTQLKLERPGKAGIVAPCSALEGPIVLLKDKSLVQINRVEDAIKLKGQVVNIIDTGELLVAQGEFAENNYPLLPSSYVMEWWLQELAKALRSQTIPSHYLDPSPTLAIELSERYKIPLCPKYNLFWEDLNCNEILELRRVIEKSEYVNNALIIAKDSELKDILITLCVPHKDEENRIIIDSDYSYILLRCLGLKVENGKIISENKADVAANSIELISKLARFTIRAKAPTRIGARIGRPEKSKERKMRPPVHVLFPLGLGGGRRRLVKQASTEEGDNRREGVEVGLRVCKSCGRRLFRFKCSYCNEHTIATPLVKRLCLNFKEILEEACRNLNEDKDKIPDIKGVLGLTSIHKTPEALEKGILRAKHNVFVFKDGTIRYDLTNAPLTHFKPSEINISLERIKELGYEKDYLGNELVSEEQLVELKPQDVVVSKACIDYLLKVANFVDELLAKFYKLTAFYNAKHSEQLIGHLVIGLSPHTSAGLLGRIIGYTNANVCYAHPFFYAATRRNCDGDENSVILLMDALLNFSRSYLPSSRGGLMDAPLVLTTRVEPKEIDKEAWNLDTVEKYPLEFYSSSLGSELPKNISHFIDNVGKRVGTELQYEKFRFTHCTDNIASGTLQSSYKTLKTMEDKLRAQLALATKIRAVDVSEMVSKIITTHFLPDLIGNLSQFSKQNVRCPKCNTIHRRVPLTGKCSKCEGNLTLTVHEGSVRKYLMLTKELASKYNVSSYIKQRIMLVEHSIDSVFQNAKLRPGRLEDFM
- the hisG gene encoding ATP phosphoribosyltransferase, with amino-acid sequence MIKIAVPNKGRLSEESIRLLRSIGLKIALEERSLFLETPKYSIIFVRAQDIPGFVEEGVADIGITGLDLVLETGKKVKKLLELNFGYCRLAIAVPEKSKILAVEDIPNNAKVATSFPNLTKEYFRKIGKKIDIVEVSGTAEIAPHLGVAELITDLVETGATLKTNYLREIGTITESKAVAIANEKALELEEKKRKINELVAALASVINATGRRYLMANVPKEALEDVKSLIPGISGPTVMSIIGSEKIVAVHAVVNEEEINGVIAVLKKLGATGILIVPIERAVL